A single Armatimonadia bacterium DNA region contains:
- a CDS encoding holo-ACP synthase → MIVGVGTDICSVQRMQRMAEKYGGRFLDRVFTPEEQARATKKAGTAERLAARFAAKEATMKALGTGWACGVKFLDIHVVNEFGGRPSVELVGDALEWAKSLGVQKIHISLSHERDQAIAFVVLEGPYPRHD, encoded by the coding sequence ATGATCGTCGGCGTCGGCACTGATATCTGTTCAGTACAGAGGATGCAGCGCATGGCCGAGAAGTACGGCGGGCGCTTCCTCGACCGTGTCTTTACACCGGAGGAGCAGGCAAGGGCGACCAAGAAGGCCGGGACGGCTGAGCGTCTCGCCGCGCGGTTCGCTGCCAAGGAAGCGACGATGAAGGCCCTGGGAACCGGCTGGGCCTGCGGCGTCAAGTTCCTGGATATCCACGTGGTCAACGAGTTCGGCGGCCGCCCTTCCGTCGAGCTCGTAGGGGACGCGCTGGAGTGGGCGAAGTCCCTCGGGGTTCAGAAAATACACATATCCCTGTCCCATGAGCGCGACCAGGCTATCGCCTTCGTCGTCCTGGAGGGCCCGTATCCGCGCCACGATTAG
- a CDS encoding L,D-transpeptidase family protein, producing the protein MPDTSAVAARHASQRNLLRFLAVAGVLYVCLYGSDIAITARPDTFLGLRPPGATSDGDPGHPWAYVPVSARSTQKRTASEQGVPVFESHLNNPNLAANDLYQRLQAARKSLRISAEGTIKDGRACVPLRKLVPWVGDEMQWDGAGKATIFSTDGITVFTPGQTRAERNYSPVDLPAPPYVDGKEFCIPLLSAAKAFNMSLERETKTGIYVLQKGTTSIRVLMPVRALHIEIDRSDRWLQICYAGTLVKHYQACTGAGNNTPVGEFEIQNKAAWPGWRAYWGEYIPGGSPRNPLGARWLGTTARGHATSRIIGIHGTNQPSSIGQRISGGCVRLLNKHALELYEVIPVGTRVSIHE; encoded by the coding sequence ATGCCGGACACCTCGGCTGTCGCAGCAAGGCACGCCTCACAACGGAACCTGCTCCGGTTTCTTGCCGTCGCAGGCGTCCTGTACGTCTGTCTCTACGGCTCAGACATCGCCATCACTGCACGCCCCGACACCTTCCTGGGCTTGCGGCCCCCCGGGGCAACGAGTGATGGCGACCCGGGCCATCCCTGGGCGTATGTGCCTGTCAGCGCCCGCAGTACCCAAAAACGCACTGCCTCCGAGCAGGGAGTGCCCGTCTTCGAAAGTCATCTGAACAACCCAAACCTGGCCGCCAACGACCTCTACCAGCGCCTCCAGGCTGCCCGCAAGAGCCTGCGCATCAGCGCCGAGGGGACGATCAAGGACGGCCGTGCCTGTGTGCCCCTGCGGAAACTCGTGCCCTGGGTAGGCGACGAGATGCAGTGGGACGGCGCCGGCAAGGCGACCATCTTCAGCACAGACGGGATCACCGTCTTCACGCCCGGTCAGACCCGTGCAGAGCGCAACTATAGCCCGGTTGACCTACCGGCTCCGCCCTACGTGGACGGCAAGGAGTTCTGCATCCCGCTGCTCAGCGCAGCGAAAGCCTTCAATATGTCTCTCGAGCGCGAGACGAAGACCGGTATCTACGTGCTCCAGAAGGGAACGACCTCGATCCGTGTGCTGATGCCTGTGCGTGCGCTGCACATCGAGATCGATCGCTCCGATCGTTGGCTGCAGATCTGCTATGCGGGCACTCTCGTCAAGCATTACCAGGCCTGCACCGGCGCGGGTAACAACACACCCGTCGGCGAATTCGAGATTCAGAACAAGGCGGCCTGGCCGGGCTGGCGCGCCTACTGGGGCGAGTACATTCCCGGCGGCAGTCCTCGCAACCCTCTGGGCGCTCGCTGGCTGGGCACGACCGCCCGGGGGCATGCAACCAGTCGTATCATTGGCATTCACGGCACCAACCAGCCTTCGTCCATCGGCCAGCGAATCTCGGGCGGATGTGTGCGACTGCTCAACAAGCACGCTCTTGAGCTGTACGAAGTCATCCCGGTCGGCACCAGAGTGAGCATCCACGAGTAG
- a CDS encoding sugar phosphate isomerase/epimerase family protein, whose product MFKLSVISDEISQDFQRVVDVCSDFGVGMVEPRSIWDTPAHKLTADQITRMKGIMAAAGFQVPCIASPFLKCDLGNAEHYQEHLGILRNCIELAHTFDCKIIRGFTFWRTGPAKDVWQQLLDAYAEPIRICEAEDVYIGIENEASTHIATAAEAEQMYKDLASDRVRAIWDAANEVYAEDGELPFPNAFDRMRPYMIHMHIKDAVKDPTNEAGARCVPVGDGGYIDYPAQFQALIDMGYEGACSLETHWRPTSQLDEATMNRPGGAAFSAGGEEASRICFEKIQAMIANLRK is encoded by the coding sequence ATGTTCAAGCTCAGTGTGATCAGTGACGAGATATCCCAGGACTTCCAGCGCGTCGTCGACGTGTGCAGTGACTTCGGCGTAGGCATGGTCGAGCCCCGGTCCATCTGGGACACGCCGGCCCACAAGCTGACCGCCGACCAGATCACCCGCATGAAGGGCATCATGGCGGCGGCCGGTTTCCAGGTTCCCTGCATCGCCTCGCCCTTCCTGAAATGCGACCTCGGCAACGCCGAGCACTACCAGGAGCACCTGGGCATCCTGCGCAACTGCATCGAGCTGGCGCACACTTTCGACTGCAAGATCATCCGCGGCTTCACCTTCTGGCGAACCGGCCCGGCGAAGGACGTCTGGCAGCAGTTGCTCGATGCCTACGCAGAACCCATCCGCATCTGTGAGGCCGAGGACGTCTACATCGGCATTGAGAACGAGGCTTCCACCCACATCGCCACGGCGGCAGAGGCCGAGCAGATGTACAAGGACCTCGCCAGCGATCGCGTACGCGCAATCTGGGATGCTGCTAACGAAGTCTACGCCGAGGACGGCGAGCTTCCCTTCCCCAACGCCTTCGATCGCATGAGACCCTACATGATCCACATGCATATCAAGGACGCCGTGAAGGACCCCACCAACGAGGCCGGTGCCCGCTGCGTCCCGGTCGGCGACGGCGGCTACATCGACTATCCCGCCCAGTTCCAGGCACTCATCGACATGGGGTACGAGGGCGCCTGCAGCCTGGAGACCCACTGGCGCCCGACGAGCCAACTCGACGAGGCGACCATGAACCGGCCCGGTGGCGCAGCCTTCTCAGCCGGCGGCGAGGAGGCCAGCCGCATCTGCTTCGAGAAGATCCAGGCCATGATCGCCAACCTACGCAAGTAG
- a CDS encoding sugar phosphate isomerase/epimerase family protein: protein MKLGVYSIVLPDYRRKDAAKLASEIGYTGIEWTIGYPDKVFGDGSEWHVSLTNLEEDAPRAKEAADEYGLEIPSLGCSSATDDWDKIKRLMKAAQVMDSPNLRVGSAWFKPELNYNELFDKVVEDYQTIQKMAEDYGVRALIEIHHNSICESAAATLRVVENFDPRYVGCIFDPGNMIYSGRENWRMGIQMLAPWIAHVHAKNVGWFYSEDKGWSVKDMSLEHGQADFKMVFQALKDVGYEGYVDLEDFRGGYCVKPTGTTTEEKLRESYEYQKRVLSELA from the coding sequence ATGAAACTCGGCGTCTATTCCATCGTTTTGCCCGACTACCGTCGCAAGGATGCCGCCAAGCTCGCCAGTGAGATCGGCTACACCGGCATTGAGTGGACAATCGGCTACCCAGACAAGGTCTTCGGTGACGGGTCCGAGTGGCACGTTAGCCTCACGAACCTCGAAGAGGACGCACCGCGAGCCAAGGAGGCCGCCGACGAGTACGGCCTTGAGATCCCTTCGCTGGGCTGCAGCTCCGCGACTGATGATTGGGACAAGATCAAGCGCCTGATGAAGGCTGCCCAGGTGATGGACTCGCCCAACCTCCGCGTCGGGTCGGCCTGGTTCAAGCCCGAGCTCAACTACAACGAGCTCTTCGACAAGGTTGTGGAGGACTACCAGACTATCCAGAAGATGGCCGAGGACTACGGCGTCCGGGCGCTGATTGAGATCCATCACAACAGCATTTGTGAGAGCGCTGCAGCGACTCTGCGCGTAGTGGAGAACTTCGACCCACGGTACGTCGGATGCATCTTCGATCCGGGCAACATGATCTACTCGGGTCGCGAGAACTGGCGGATGGGCATCCAGATGCTGGCCCCGTGGATCGCGCACGTCCATGCCAAGAACGTTGGCTGGTTCTACTCCGAGGACAAGGGCTGGTCCGTGAAGGACATGTCCCTCGAACACGGGCAGGCCGACTTCAAGATGGTCTTCCAGGCACTCAAGGACGTGGGCTATGAGGGCTACGTGGACCTCGAGGACTTCCGTGGCGGCTACTGCGTGAAGCCGACCGGAACCACCACCGAGGAGAAGCTGCGAGAGTCCTACGAGTACCAGAAGCGGGTGCTGTCGGAACTGGCCTAG
- a CDS encoding nitroreductase family protein: protein MTVQEAISQRRSIRRYLPDPVPDDHLRIILDAARLAPSGCNTQPWRFIVVRDPQLRERIAGEAMDLKQNQEICRQAPVVIACLAIVDAHCDIPERTIELSTVDPTAAAPTIAKRTGRLLKSRFDAMPEPERAAYMALNTTIALTHLILQATELGYGTCWMKAFDEPAARRVLGVPEGARIVAFTSLGRPAEAPVPRPRLPLADIVYSEHWGEPTNL from the coding sequence ATGACCGTACAGGAAGCCATCAGCCAGCGACGCAGCATCCGCCGCTATCTTCCCGACCCCGTGCCCGACGACCACCTGCGCATCATTCTGGACGCCGCCCGGCTGGCACCCTCAGGCTGCAACACTCAGCCCTGGCGCTTCATTGTGGTCCGCGACCCGCAGCTTCGCGAGCGGATTGCCGGAGAAGCCATGGACCTCAAACAGAATCAGGAGATCTGCCGGCAGGCTCCGGTGGTCATCGCGTGCCTGGCCATCGTCGACGCCCATTGTGATATCCCCGAGCGCACGATCGAGTTGTCTACGGTTGACCCGACGGCTGCTGCACCGACCATCGCCAAGCGAACCGGCCGCCTGCTCAAGAGCCGTTTCGATGCCATGCCCGAGCCGGAACGGGCTGCCTACATGGCCCTGAATACGACCATCGCCCTGACGCACCTCATCCTGCAAGCCACGGAGCTGGGATATGGCACTTGCTGGATGAAGGCCTTTGACGAACCCGCGGCACGGAGGGTTCTTGGTGTGCCGGAGGGAGCGCGGATCGTGGCCTTCACGTCCCTGGGACGTCCGGCGGAAGCGCCTGTTCCGAGACCTCGTTTGCCTCTGGCCGACATCGTCTACTCCGAACACTGGGGCGAGCCCACTAACCTCTGA
- a CDS encoding DUF4349 domain-containing protein, producing the protein MKPLRVLLFVLAGLVCLTFLAMVVVGLAGRAREKGRPGGPRAEVAVAPSAPGIEADQAASGGEAPSGGEVRAPLASAIAHAATERKMIRTAEVQVEVEDAEKTLQECENIARQYAGFVGNTSVSRHSDGGKAGSATIRVPVARYDEALAKVRGLGKIESTSSHVQDVTAEFVDLQARFKNAQREEQEITKLFDRGGKLADIIQIETKLSSVRERIEQMQGQMRVLSDQIDLCTITVSFYEKGEAAVAATGKFNLGYHLRSAVRALILILRALLTALVYVIVVGWIIWLPTLILVVRAQRRSGRQNVS; encoded by the coding sequence ATGAAGCCTCTGCGTGTTCTTCTGTTCGTCCTTGCGGGTCTTGTCTGCCTGACCTTCCTGGCCATGGTTGTGGTGGGTCTGGCTGGTCGGGCGCGTGAGAAGGGCCGGCCGGGTGGGCCCAGGGCGGAGGTTGCTGTAGCGCCGTCGGCTCCAGGGATTGAGGCCGACCAGGCTGCGTCCGGCGGCGAAGCGCCCTCCGGTGGTGAGGTGCGAGCCCCTCTGGCCTCCGCCATCGCTCATGCGGCCACTGAGCGCAAGATGATCCGGACGGCGGAAGTGCAAGTTGAGGTGGAGGACGCCGAGAAGACGCTGCAGGAGTGCGAGAACATCGCTCGGCAGTACGCAGGCTTCGTGGGTAACACCTCTGTCTCGCGCCACAGCGACGGAGGCAAGGCCGGCAGTGCCACGATTCGGGTCCCGGTGGCGCGCTATGATGAGGCGCTTGCGAAGGTTCGAGGCCTGGGCAAGATCGAGAGCACCTCGAGCCATGTTCAGGATGTGACGGCGGAGTTTGTCGACCTCCAGGCCCGGTTCAAGAACGCGCAGCGCGAAGAGCAGGAGATCACCAAGCTCTTCGATCGCGGCGGCAAGCTGGCCGACATCATCCAGATCGAGACGAAGCTGTCGTCGGTGCGCGAGCGAATCGAGCAGATGCAGGGCCAGATGCGGGTCCTGTCCGATCAGATCGACCTGTGCACCATCACAGTCAGCTTCTACGAGAAGGGCGAGGCGGCTGTCGCCGCCACAGGCAAGTTCAACCTCGGGTACCACCTGCGCAGTGCTGTCCGAGCCCTCATTCTGATCCTGCGCGCGCTCCTGACGGCCCTGGTATACGTGATCGTGGTGGGCTGGATCATCTGGCTGCCAACGCTGATCCTTGTGGTGCGTGCGCAGCGGCGGAGTGGTCGTCAGAACGTGTCCTGA
- the recJ gene encoding single-stranded-DNA-specific exonuclease RecJ, whose protein sequence is MARALGIHPAVASVLRGRGITTVDAARDFLNPSLDKLLDPFGLPDMTAAVDRLAQAIEKRETLMVHGDYDMDGVTASALMVRFLSKLGVDVHYFIPHRQIDQYGLSVNAVRQAARLGVTLVVAVDCGVTATEPVAEARRLNMDVIVLDHHEPGDSLPDANAVVDPKRADATYPERELASVGLAFKTASAVCLRLNIPQESLQRAFLDLVSLGTVADVVPLLGENRIMTHYGLASLPKTRKVGLQALLRLCNLNGQVRSSDVAFRLGPRMNAVGRMGDATDALELLLTDDEEEATRLALELERANQERQREQENTYRDALRLIDEQVDLDNDRVVVLSSSDWHIGVVGIVASKILERHGRPTILLVEQGDEARGSARSIQQFDIASALDQCRDTLLRYGGHALAAGLTLRTEDLQEFRTRLNQIAAELLDLDQICPRIHIDAELLLDEIDEELLAGLRSLEPYGQSNPDPLFITRGVDVLDARAVGRDENHLKLFVSQGERPVDCIGFGMGPELQHLQRGALLDICHTPEINEYNGTRGLQLRLEAIRPARADGA, encoded by the coding sequence ATGGCCCGCGCCCTGGGGATCCACCCGGCGGTCGCCAGTGTTTTGCGTGGCCGCGGGATCACCACCGTCGATGCCGCTCGTGACTTCCTCAACCCCAGTCTGGACAAGCTCCTCGACCCCTTTGGCCTCCCCGACATGACCGCAGCCGTAGACCGTCTCGCCCAGGCGATTGAAAAGCGCGAGACACTGATGGTCCATGGCGACTATGACATGGACGGCGTCACTGCGTCGGCCCTGATGGTGCGGTTTCTGTCGAAGCTGGGCGTTGATGTCCACTACTTCATCCCTCACCGACAGATCGACCAGTATGGCCTGAGCGTGAATGCCGTACGTCAGGCAGCGCGGCTCGGGGTCACACTGGTTGTTGCGGTTGACTGTGGAGTAACGGCCACAGAGCCGGTCGCAGAGGCCCGACGGCTCAACATGGACGTGATCGTCCTCGATCACCACGAGCCCGGCGACTCTCTCCCCGACGCCAATGCCGTCGTCGACCCCAAGCGAGCGGATGCGACCTACCCGGAACGCGAACTGGCGAGCGTGGGCCTGGCCTTCAAGACCGCCTCCGCTGTGTGCCTGCGCCTGAACATTCCCCAAGAGTCCCTGCAGCGGGCCTTCCTCGATCTCGTGTCCCTGGGGACCGTCGCTGATGTGGTGCCGCTGCTGGGCGAGAACCGTATCATGACCCACTACGGCCTCGCCTCGCTGCCCAAGACTCGCAAGGTGGGCCTGCAGGCGCTTCTGCGGCTCTGCAACCTCAACGGGCAGGTCCGCTCCTCCGACGTGGCCTTCCGCCTTGGTCCCCGGATGAATGCCGTCGGGCGCATGGGGGACGCGACGGATGCGCTGGAGCTTCTGCTCACGGATGACGAGGAGGAAGCCACGCGTCTCGCGCTGGAGCTTGAGCGTGCCAACCAGGAGCGTCAGCGCGAGCAGGAGAACACCTATCGCGACGCTCTGAGGCTGATCGACGAGCAGGTAGACCTCGACAACGACCGCGTCGTGGTGCTGTCCTCCTCCGACTGGCATATCGGTGTGGTTGGCATTGTGGCCTCGAAGATTCTGGAGCGCCATGGCAGGCCGACCATTCTGCTGGTCGAGCAGGGAGACGAAGCCCGCGGTTCGGCACGCAGCATCCAGCAGTTCGACATCGCCTCTGCGCTGGACCAATGCCGTGACACGCTGCTGCGCTACGGCGGACATGCCCTCGCAGCGGGTCTGACCCTGCGTACCGAGGACCTGCAGGAGTTCCGCACACGCCTGAACCAGATTGCTGCCGAGTTGCTTGACCTGGACCAGATTTGCCCGCGGATTCACATCGACGCCGAGTTGCTGCTGGACGAGATTGACGAGGAGTTGCTGGCGGGCCTTCGGTCGCTTGAGCCCTACGGCCAGTCAAACCCGGACCCGCTGTTCATTACACGGGGCGTGGACGTGCTCGACGCCCGGGCTGTCGGACGTGACGAGAACCACCTCAAGCTGTTCGTGTCCCAGGGCGAGCGTCCGGTGGACTGCATCGGCTTCGGCATGGGTCCTGAGCTGCAGCACCTGCAGCGCGGGGCTCTGCTGGATATCTGCCACACGCCGGAGATCAATGAGTACAACGGTACGCGCGGCCTGCAACTGAGGCTGGAGGCCATTCGCCCAGCCCGAGCCGACGGGGCCTAG
- a CDS encoding NDP-sugar synthase — protein sequence MASEISQAVLLVGGEGTRLRPLTYRRPKALVPLLNEPLLSYEFRLLARYGIADVILAVGYRADSLRDSLGDGSRWGVRLTYVEDPQPLGTAGGIRNVGELLRGDFVAMNGDLVYDVDLGAVLKAHADFGATVTYCLRRVADVSRYGLIRCDDDGRVQAFLEKRAVDETGRNTVNSGLYVMSPEVLDFIPVATTYSNELELFPGLLAAGRPLLGHVPAHQGYWADVGTLDSYLETSCDLLGGAVPWMTATIADDAVVDASARLVGPVHLGPGVHVGPDAVIGPDVTLGPNCTVGAGASICRSLLWEQVTVGAGANLQNVVIADNVTLPAHANHNGGVICP from the coding sequence TTGGCCAGCGAGATCAGTCAGGCTGTGTTGCTGGTGGGTGGTGAGGGCACGCGGTTGCGTCCCCTCACGTACCGTCGTCCCAAAGCGCTTGTCCCACTGCTCAACGAGCCCCTTCTGTCCTACGAGTTCCGCCTTCTGGCCCGCTACGGAATCGCCGACGTCATTCTCGCCGTCGGCTACCGCGCTGATTCGCTTCGAGACTCGCTCGGTGACGGATCTCGTTGGGGTGTGCGGTTGACCTACGTGGAGGATCCACAGCCCCTCGGTACCGCCGGCGGCATCAGGAACGTGGGCGAGCTCCTGCGGGGCGATTTCGTCGCCATGAACGGCGACCTGGTCTACGATGTTGACCTCGGTGCCGTGCTGAAGGCTCATGCAGACTTCGGCGCCACGGTCACCTATTGCCTGCGTCGGGTTGCCGATGTGAGCCGGTACGGGCTGATTCGCTGCGACGACGACGGGCGGGTGCAGGCCTTCCTGGAGAAGCGGGCCGTGGATGAAACGGGGCGCAACACGGTCAATAGCGGACTGTACGTGATGAGTCCCGAGGTCCTTGACTTCATCCCCGTGGCGACCACCTACTCCAACGAACTGGAGTTGTTCCCGGGGCTGCTGGCGGCGGGGCGTCCGCTCCTGGGGCATGTTCCCGCGCACCAGGGATACTGGGCCGATGTCGGTACTCTGGACTCCTATCTAGAGACCTCGTGCGACCTGCTGGGCGGAGCCGTGCCCTGGATGACTGCGACGATCGCTGACGATGCGGTTGTGGACGCTTCCGCCAGGCTCGTGGGGCCGGTGCACCTCGGTCCCGGTGTGCATGTCGGACCCGATGCGGTGATCGGCCCTGACGTTACACTCGGCCCCAACTGCACGGTCGGCGCCGGAGCCAGTATCTGCCGCAGCCTCCTGTGGGAGCAGGTGACCGTGGGGGCAGGTGCCAATCTGCAGAACGTCGTAATAGCCGACAACGTCACACTTCCCGCGCATGCCAACCACAACGGCGGAGTGATCTGCCCATGA
- a CDS encoding alanine--glyoxylate aminotransferase family protein: MNSDALLMIPGPTNLPIEVQRAIGSPSMYHRGPEFAELLHRCNHGLKTVFQTEKDVLILACSGTGGDEAAIANLVSPDDRVLAINSGKFGKRMGDIAATYGALVTWLEVPAGKAAEPQQVAEMLAHRPFRALLFVQNETSTGVCQNVASLARIAQDYRCLTIVDCVSGMGGIPVKTDAWGLDAVVAGSQKAFMLPPGLAFVSLSEHAWQVAEHCRTPRYYFDLRKARASLAKDQTPYTPAVNLMQGLGAALDLMLSEGMEAVYARHARAGRAARAAMTALNLALFADPAYASSVVTSVTSPAGLDSGQLVKGVQAGYNIVISGGQDELKGKIFRLGHMGTVQPEDVLRTVQAVGEVLVKLGHSCDPAAGVQAAQDVFSS, encoded by the coding sequence ATGAATAGCGATGCCCTCCTGATGATTCCGGGGCCGACGAACCTCCCGATTGAGGTTCAGCGAGCCATCGGGAGCCCGTCGATGTACCATCGCGGACCCGAGTTCGCCGAACTGCTGCACCGGTGCAACCACGGTCTGAAGACCGTGTTTCAGACCGAGAAAGACGTCCTGATCCTCGCTTGCTCAGGAACCGGCGGCGATGAGGCGGCCATCGCCAATCTCGTTAGCCCCGACGACCGAGTCTTGGCCATCAACAGCGGCAAGTTCGGCAAGCGTATGGGCGACATCGCTGCGACCTACGGGGCGCTGGTGACCTGGTTGGAGGTGCCTGCCGGGAAGGCCGCTGAGCCGCAGCAAGTCGCCGAGATGCTGGCCCATCGGCCCTTCAGGGCTCTGCTTTTCGTCCAGAACGAGACCTCGACCGGCGTCTGCCAGAACGTGGCCTCGCTGGCGAGGATTGCCCAGGACTACCGCTGCCTGACGATCGTCGACTGTGTGAGCGGCATGGGCGGGATTCCGGTCAAGACGGATGCCTGGGGACTGGATGCGGTGGTGGCGGGCTCACAGAAGGCCTTCATGCTTCCGCCCGGGCTGGCCTTCGTGTCCTTGTCGGAGCATGCCTGGCAGGTCGCGGAGCATTGCCGCACGCCGAGGTACTACTTCGATCTGCGCAAGGCTCGGGCGTCGCTGGCCAAGGACCAGACCCCGTACACGCCGGCGGTCAACCTGATGCAGGGCCTTGGCGCCGCCCTCGACCTGATGCTATCAGAGGGCATGGAAGCTGTCTATGCACGCCACGCACGGGCAGGGCGTGCCGCACGAGCGGCCATGACCGCCCTCAACCTGGCGCTGTTCGCCGACCCCGCCTACGCAAGCAGTGTTGTGACCTCGGTCACCTCGCCGGCGGGTCTGGATTCGGGTCAGCTAGTCAAGGGCGTGCAGGCAGGCTACAACATCGTCATCTCCGGCGGTCAGGACGAGCTCAAGGGCAAGATCTTCCGCCTTGGCCACATGGGGACTGTGCAGCCGGAGGATGTCCTGCGGACGGTCCAGGCCGTGGGTGAGGTGCTCGTGAAGCTGGGACATTCCTGCGACCCGGCAGCGGGAGTCCAGGCGGCCCAGGACGTCTTCAGCAGCTAG